A section of the Pseudomonas sp. Q1-7 genome encodes:
- a CDS encoding tRNA (cytidine(34)-2'-O)-methyltransferase, translating into MFHVILFQPEIPPNTGNIIRLCANSGCHLHLIEPLGFELDDKRLRRAGLDYHEYAPLKRYADLESCLASLGHPRVFAFTTKGSRLFHDVAFKKGDAFLFGPESRGLPLEIRESLPPEQRLRLPMRPDCRSLNLSNTVAVAVYEAWRQHGFSLE; encoded by the coding sequence ATGTTTCACGTCATCCTGTTTCAACCGGAAATTCCGCCGAATACCGGCAACATTATCAGGCTGTGCGCCAATTCCGGCTGCCACCTTCACCTGATCGAACCGCTGGGCTTCGAACTGGACGACAAGCGCCTGCGCCGCGCCGGCCTGGACTACCACGAGTATGCGCCGCTCAAACGCTACGCCGACCTGGAAAGCTGCCTCGCGTCCCTCGGCCATCCCCGCGTGTTCGCCTTCACCACCAAAGGCTCCCGGCTGTTCCACGACGTCGCCTTCAAGAAAGGCGACGCCTTCCTCTTCGGCCCGGAAAGCCGTGGCCTGCCCCTGGAAATCCGCGAAAGCCTGCCGCCGGAGCAACGCCTGCGCCTGCCCATGCGCCCCGACTGCCGCAGCCTGAACCTCTCCAACACCGTGGCCGTGGCGGTGTACGAAGCCTGGCGGCAGCATGGGTTCAGTCTGGAGTGA
- the secB gene encoding protein-export chaperone SecB, which translates to MTEQASNGANQNPQFSLQRIYVRDLSFEAPKSPEIFRQEWSPSVSLDLNTRQKQLDGDFHEVVLTLSVTVKNGEETAFIAEVQQAGIFLIKGLDAASMSHTLGAFCPNILFPYARETLDSLVVRGSFPALMLSPVNFDALYAQELARLQASGEAQA; encoded by the coding sequence ATGACCGAACAAGCAAGCAACGGCGCCAACCAGAACCCCCAGTTCTCCCTGCAGCGCATCTACGTCCGCGACCTGTCCTTCGAAGCCCCGAAAAGCCCGGAGATCTTCCGTCAGGAGTGGTCGCCGAGCGTTTCCCTGGACCTGAACACCCGCCAGAAGCAACTGGACGGTGACTTCCACGAAGTGGTGCTGACCCTCTCCGTGACCGTGAAGAACGGCGAGGAAACCGCCTTCATCGCCGAAGTGCAGCAGGCCGGCATCTTCCTGATCAAGGGTCTGGACGCCGCGTCCATGAGCCACACCCTGGGCGCCTTCTGCCCGAACATCCTGTTCCCCTACGCCCGCGAAACCCTGGACAGCCTGGTTGTCCGCGGCTCCTTCCCGGCGCTGATGCTCTCCCCGGTGAACTTCGACGCCCTGTACGCCCAGGAACTGGCGCGCCTGCAGGCTTCCGGCGAAGCCCAGGCCTGA
- the grxC gene encoding glutaredoxin 3 gives MTDVVIYSSAWCPFCVRAKHLLDSKGVRYDEISVDGNPAVRAEMTRKAGRTSVPQIWIGQAHVGGCDDLYALERAGRLDALLQARPQTETH, from the coding sequence ATGACCGACGTCGTCATCTATTCGAGCGCCTGGTGCCCTTTCTGCGTCCGCGCCAAGCACCTGCTGGACAGCAAGGGCGTGCGCTATGACGAGATCAGTGTCGATGGCAATCCCGCAGTTCGCGCTGAGATGACCCGCAAGGCCGGGCGCACCTCGGTGCCGCAGATCTGGATCGGCCAGGCCCACGTGGGCGGCTGTGACGACCTGTACGCCCTGGAGCGCGCCGGTAGGCTCGATGCATTGCTCCAGGCCCGCCCACAAACGGAAACGCATTAG
- a CDS encoding rhodanese-like domain-containing protein — protein MLAKLIEFATNHYVLSGSFVVLLALLLAHELRRSGRAISSRELTSLVNGGQAVVLDVRATKDYSSGHIVDALNIPYEKLAGRITELEKHKDKAIIVVDAMGQHAGTVCRDLKKAGFNAIKLSGGIGSWRGDNLPLVK, from the coding sequence ATGCTCGCTAAGCTGATTGAATTTGCCACTAACCACTATGTACTGAGTGGATCGTTCGTGGTGCTGCTGGCCCTGCTGCTGGCCCATGAACTGCGCCGCAGCGGTCGCGCCATTTCCAGCCGCGAGCTGACCAGCCTGGTCAATGGCGGCCAGGCCGTGGTGCTGGATGTGCGCGCCACCAAGGATTATTCCAGCGGCCATATCGTCGACGCCCTGAACATCCCCTACGAGAAGCTGGCCGGCCGCATCACCGAGCTGGAGAAGCACAAGGACAAGGCCATCATCGTGGTCGACGCCATGGGCCAGCACGCGGGCACTGTCTGCCGCGACCTGAAGAAGGCCGGCTTCAACGCCATCAAGCTGTCCGGGGGCATCGGCAGCTGGCGTGGCGACAACCTGCCGCTGGTGAAGTGA
- the gpmI gene encoding 2,3-bisphosphoglycerate-independent phosphoglycerate mutase, whose amino-acid sequence MTAMPKPLVLIILDGFGHSDSPEYNAIHAANTPVYDHLRATRPHGLISGSGMDVGLPDGQMGNSEVGHMNLGAGRVVYQDFTRVTKAIRDGDFFANPEITTAVDKAVAAGKAVHFMGLLSDGGVHSHQDHLVAMAELAAQRGAEKIYLHAFLDGRDTPPKSAEPSIKLMDETFARLGKGRIASLIGRYFAMDRDNRWDRVEAAYNLISEGQAEFSAATAAEGLAAAYERGESDEFVKATRIGEPVKVEDGDAVIFMNFRADRARELSRAFVEPGFKEFARQREPNLAGFVMLTQYAASIPAPSAFKPESLDNVLGEYLAKNGKTQLRIAETEKYAHVTFFFSGGREEPFEGEERILIPSPKVATYDLQPEMSAPEVTDRIVDAILHQRYDVIVVNYANGDMVGHTGVFEAAVKAVECLDSCVGRIVDALDKVGGEALITADHGNVEQMEDAMTGQAHTAHTCEPVPFIYIGQRPAKIREGGVLADVAPTLLTLMGLPVPTEMTGKTIVELQ is encoded by the coding sequence ATGACAGCCATGCCCAAACCCCTGGTCCTGATCATCCTGGACGGTTTCGGTCACAGTGACAGCCCCGAATACAACGCCATCCATGCGGCCAACACCCCGGTCTACGACCACCTGCGCGCCACCCGGCCCCATGGCCTGATTTCCGGCAGCGGCATGGATGTTGGCCTGCCCGACGGCCAGATGGGCAACTCCGAGGTCGGCCACATGAACCTGGGTGCCGGTCGCGTGGTGTATCAGGACTTCACCCGCGTGACCAAGGCGATCCGCGACGGCGACTTCTTCGCCAACCCGGAAATCACCACGGCAGTGGACAAGGCCGTGGCCGCTGGCAAGGCCGTGCACTTCATGGGCCTGCTCTCCGACGGCGGCGTGCACAGCCACCAGGACCACCTGGTCGCCATGGCCGAGCTGGCCGCCCAGCGCGGCGCCGAGAAAATCTACCTGCATGCCTTCCTCGACGGCCGCGATACCCCGCCGAAGAGCGCCGAGCCTTCCATCAAGCTGATGGACGAAACCTTCGCCCGCCTCGGCAAGGGCCGCATCGCCAGCCTGATCGGCCGCTACTTCGCCATGGACCGCGACAATCGCTGGGACCGCGTGGAAGCCGCCTATAACCTGATCAGCGAAGGCCAGGCCGAGTTCTCCGCCGCCACCGCCGCCGAAGGCCTGGCCGCCGCCTACGAGCGCGGCGAGAGCGACGAATTCGTCAAGGCCACCCGCATCGGCGAGCCGGTGAAGGTCGAGGACGGCGACGCCGTGATCTTCATGAACTTCCGCGCCGACCGCGCCCGCGAGTTGTCCCGCGCCTTCGTCGAGCCGGGCTTCAAGGAGTTCGCCCGTCAGCGCGAGCCGAACCTCGCCGGTTTCGTGATGCTGACCCAGTACGCCGCCAGCATTCCCGCCCCCAGCGCCTTCAAACCGGAGTCCCTGGACAACGTGCTGGGCGAATACCTGGCGAAGAATGGCAAGACCCAGCTGCGCATTGCCGAGACCGAGAAGTACGCCCACGTGACCTTCTTCTTCTCTGGCGGCCGCGAAGAGCCCTTCGAAGGCGAAGAGCGCATCCTGATCCCCTCGCCCAAGGTCGCCACCTATGACCTGCAGCCGGAGATGAGCGCCCCGGAAGTCACCGACAGGATCGTCGACGCCATCCTCCACCAGCGTTACGACGTCATCGTGGTCAATTACGCCAACGGCGACATGGTCGGCCACACCGGCGTGTTCGAGGCCGCGGTCAAGGCCGTGGAATGCCTGGACAGCTGCGTCGGCCGCATCGTCGACGCCCTGGACAAGGTGGGAGGCGAGGCGCTGATCACCGCTGACCACGGCAACGTCGAGCAGATGGAAGACGCGATGACCGGCCAGGCGCATACCGCCCACACCTGTGAGCCGGTGCCCTTCATCTATATCGGCCAGCGCCCGGCGAAGATCCGCGAAGGCGGCGTGCTCGCCGACGTGGCCCCGACCCTGCTGACCCTGATGGGCCTGCCGGTGCCGACCGAGATGACCGGCAAGACCATCGTCGAGTTGCAATGA
- a CDS encoding murein hydrolase activator EnvC family protein has translation MFRTLALVILASLITPVMADQRTETRQQLDQAAKDVAELKKLLQQLQQEKSGVQADLKKTETEMGGLEQQVKELQQELKENEGEIERLDGEKKKLQDARAEQQRLIGIQARAAYQAGQQEYVKLLLNQQHPEKFARTLTYYDYLSKARLEQLNAFNETLRQLANVEQEITSRQTQINEQKAALDGRREQLAIARKERQQALAKLNRDFSDRDKKLKSRQQDQAELAKVLKTIEETLARQEREAREAEEARKRALAEQQRQLREHPVASPARPSTGPMVSSAGGNFGGPFAKARGQLPWPVDGRLVARFGSARGSDSRAKWDGVLIGAAEGSTVRAVHGGRVVFADWLRGAGLLVILDHGNGYLSLYGHNQRLLKSAGDVVNAGDSIATVGNSGGQDTPALYFAIRQQGRPTDPAQWCRAQG, from the coding sequence ATGTTTCGCACCCTCGCCCTCGTTATCCTCGCCAGCCTGATCACCCCGGTCATGGCCGACCAGCGCACCGAAACCCGGCAGCAGCTGGACCAGGCCGCCAAGGATGTCGCGGAGCTGAAGAAACTCTTGCAGCAACTGCAGCAGGAAAAATCCGGCGTCCAGGCCGACCTGAAGAAGACCGAAACCGAGATGGGCGGCCTGGAGCAGCAGGTCAAGGAACTGCAGCAGGAACTCAAGGAGAACGAAGGCGAGATCGAGCGCCTGGACGGGGAGAAAAAAAAACTCCAGGACGCACGCGCTGAGCAGCAACGGCTGATCGGCATCCAGGCCCGCGCCGCCTACCAGGCCGGCCAGCAGGAATACGTCAAGCTGCTGCTCAACCAGCAGCACCCCGAGAAGTTCGCCCGCACCCTCACCTACTACGACTACCTCAGCAAGGCCCGCCTGGAGCAGCTCAACGCCTTCAACGAGACCCTGCGCCAACTGGCCAATGTCGAGCAGGAAATCACCAGCCGGCAGACCCAGATCAACGAGCAGAAGGCCGCCCTGGACGGCCGCCGCGAGCAACTCGCCATCGCGCGCAAGGAGCGCCAGCAGGCGCTGGCCAAGCTCAACCGGGACTTCAGCGACCGGGACAAGAAGCTCAAGAGCCGCCAGCAGGACCAGGCCGAGCTGGCCAAGGTGCTCAAGACCATCGAGGAAACCCTGGCCCGCCAGGAGCGCGAGGCCCGCGAAGCCGAGGAGGCCCGCAAGCGCGCGCTCGCCGAACAGCAGCGCCAGTTGCGCGAACACCCCGTCGCCAGCCCGGCCAGGCCCAGCACCGGCCCCATGGTCTCCAGCGCCGGCGGCAACTTCGGCGGCCCCTTCGCCAAAGCCCGCGGCCAGTTGCCCTGGCCGGTGGACGGTCGCCTGGTGGCGCGTTTCGGCTCGGCCCGTGGCAGCGATTCCCGCGCCAAATGGGACGGTGTACTGATCGGCGCCGCCGAGGGCAGCACCGTCCGCGCCGTGCATGGCGGGCGCGTAGTGTTCGCCGATTGGTTGCGCGGCGCCGGGCTTCTGGTCATCCTCGACCATGGCAACGGCTACCTGAGCCTCTACGGTCATAACCAGCGCCTACTGAAAAGTGCCGGCGATGTGGTGAACGCCGGCGACTCCATCGCCACCGTCGGCAATAGCGGCGGGCAGGATACGCCCGCGCTGTACTTCGCCATTCGCCAGCAGGGCCGACCGACCGACCCGGCACAGTGGTGCCGCGCGCAAGGATAG
- a CDS encoding S41 family peptidase → MPHLSRLTSLAMALALLGGAPQLLAAEEPANLPATAVNGKAPLPLDELRTFAEVLDRIKSAYVEPVDDKTLLENAIKGMLSNLDPHSAYLEPKDFQELQESTSGEFGGLGIEVGTEDGFIKVVSPIDDTPASKAGIQPGDLIVKIDGQPTKGISLMEAVDKMRGKAGSRITLTLVRDGGQPFDVELTRAAIKVKSVKSQLLEKGYGYLRITQFQVNTGEEVGKALGKLRKENGSRLSGLVLDLRNNPGGVLQSAVEVSDHFLRKGLIVYTKGRIANSELRFSADPADASEGVPLVVLINGGSASAAEIVAGALQDHKRGVLMGTDSFGKGSVQTVLPLNNDRALKLTTALYYTPNGRSIQAQGIVPDIEVARAKVTREQDSESFKEADLAGHLGNGNGGADRPSTSRKAAEPRPQDDDFQLSQALNLLKGLNITREH, encoded by the coding sequence ATGCCGCATCTGTCCCGCCTCACTTCCCTGGCCATGGCTCTGGCGCTGCTCGGCGGCGCCCCCCAGCTGCTGGCCGCCGAGGAGCCGGCAAACCTCCCCGCCACGGCGGTGAACGGCAAGGCACCGCTGCCGCTGGACGAGCTGCGCACCTTCGCCGAGGTGCTGGACCGCATCAAGTCCGCCTACGTCGAGCCGGTGGACGACAAGACCCTGCTGGAGAACGCCATCAAGGGCATGCTCAGCAACCTCGATCCTCACTCGGCCTACCTTGAGCCGAAAGACTTCCAGGAGCTGCAGGAAAGCACCAGCGGCGAGTTCGGCGGCCTGGGCATCGAGGTGGGCACCGAGGACGGCTTCATCAAGGTGGTCTCGCCCATCGACGACACCCCGGCGTCCAAGGCGGGCATCCAGCCTGGCGATCTGATCGTGAAGATCGACGGCCAGCCGACCAAGGGCATCTCGCTGATGGAAGCGGTGGACAAGATGCGCGGCAAGGCCGGCAGCAGGATCACCCTGACCCTGGTGCGGGACGGCGGCCAGCCCTTCGACGTGGAGCTGACCCGCGCGGCGATCAAGGTCAAGAGCGTCAAGAGCCAGTTGCTGGAGAAGGGCTACGGCTACCTGCGCATCACCCAGTTCCAGGTCAATACCGGCGAAGAGGTCGGCAAGGCCCTGGGCAAGCTGCGCAAGGAAAACGGCAGCCGCCTCAGCGGCCTGGTGCTCGACCTGCGCAACAACCCCGGCGGCGTGCTGCAGTCCGCGGTGGAGGTGTCCGACCACTTCCTCAGGAAGGGCCTGATCGTCTACACCAAGGGCCGCATCGCCAACTCCGAGCTGCGCTTCTCCGCCGACCCCGCCGATGCCAGCGAAGGCGTACCGCTGGTGGTGCTGATCAATGGCGGCAGCGCCTCGGCGGCCGAGATCGTCGCCGGCGCCCTGCAGGACCACAAACGTGGCGTGCTGATGGGCACCGACAGCTTCGGCAAGGGTTCGGTGCAGACCGTGCTGCCGCTGAACAACGACCGCGCCCTGAAGCTGACCACCGCCCTCTACTACACCCCCAACGGCCGCTCGATCCAGGCCCAGGGCATAGTCCCGGACATTGAGGTAGCGCGCGCCAAGGTCACCCGCGAACAGGACAGCGAGTCCTTCAAGGAAGCCGACCTCGCCGGCCACCTCGGCAATGGCAACGGCGGCGCCGATCGCCCGAGCACCAGCAGGAAGGCCGCCGAACCCCGCCCGCAGGACGATGACTTCCAGCTGAGCCAGGCCCTGAACCTGCTCAAGGGTCTGAACATCACCCGCGAGCACTGA
- a CDS encoding divergent polysaccharide deacetylase family protein — protein MRMKWGLWLLSLLLGAAATGAWAAPPAHLALVIDDLGQTPLRDRRVLALPGPVALSILPDAPHSRELAEAAHAAGKTVMLHLPMDPATGPYAWHPGLPASELEKRLDAALRRVPHARGLNNHMGSRMTAQRPAMGWLMQWLQQEHRFFIDSRTSAATVAAAEAQKAGLASLSRDIFLDDDQSPAAVAAQFQAALALARKQGSALMIGHPHPATLELLERELPRLKAQGFELIDVEMLIALRGNRAMAAHGKAGIYR, from the coding sequence CTGAGGATGAAGTGGGGCCTCTGGCTGCTGTCGCTCCTCCTGGGAGCGGCGGCAACCGGCGCCTGGGCCGCCCCGCCGGCCCATTTGGCCCTGGTGATCGACGACCTCGGCCAGACTCCGCTCCGCGACCGCCGCGTCCTCGCCCTCCCCGGCCCGGTGGCGCTGTCGATCCTGCCCGATGCGCCCCACTCCCGCGAACTTGCCGAAGCCGCCCATGCCGCCGGCAAGACGGTGATGCTGCACCTGCCTATGGACCCGGCGACCGGGCCCTATGCCTGGCACCCGGGACTACCCGCCAGCGAACTGGAAAAGCGCCTGGACGCCGCGCTGCGCCGGGTGCCCCACGCACGCGGACTGAACAACCATATGGGCAGTCGAATGACCGCCCAGCGCCCGGCCATGGGCTGGCTGATGCAGTGGTTGCAGCAGGAGCACCGGTTCTTTATCGACAGCCGCACCAGCGCCGCCACCGTGGCCGCCGCCGAGGCGCAGAAAGCCGGCCTGGCCAGCCTCTCGCGGGACATTTTCCTCGATGACGACCAGAGCCCGGCCGCAGTGGCGGCGCAGTTCCAGGCCGCCCTGGCACTGGCGCGCAAGCAGGGCTCGGCGTTGATGATCGGCCACCCGCACCCGGCTACCCTGGAGCTGCTCGAACGCGAGCTGCCGCGCCTGAAGGCACAGGGCTTCGAGCTGATCGACGTGGAAATGCTGATCGCCCTGCGCGGCAACCGCGCCATGGCGGCCCATGGCAAGGCAGGGATCTACCGCTGA
- a CDS encoding substrate-binding periplasmic protein — protein MQKLIQRALTLGLMFLAFTARAEVSADYKVVLLTENFPPFNMAVDDKNFARDDGIDGISADIVREMFKRAGIGYSLTLRFPWDRLYRLTLDKPNYALFSTTFTPERQPLFKWVGPIAKTEWVLLAAPGNNLSIKDLKSASQYRIGAYKNDAVSQHLESQGMAPQNALRDQENVKKLLKGQIDLWATTDPVGRYLAKQEGVTGLQTVLRFNSAELYLAFNKDTPDDVIERLQKALDQMRSEGFVDEITQNYL, from the coding sequence ATGCAGAAGCTGATCCAACGCGCCCTGACCCTGGGCCTGATGTTCCTCGCCTTCACGGCGCGCGCCGAAGTGTCGGCGGACTACAAGGTGGTGTTGCTCACCGAGAACTTTCCGCCCTTCAACATGGCGGTGGATGACAAGAACTTCGCCCGCGACGACGGCATCGACGGCATCAGCGCCGATATCGTCCGCGAGATGTTCAAGCGTGCCGGCATCGGCTACAGCCTGACCTTGCGTTTCCCCTGGGACCGTCTCTACCGCCTGACCCTCGACAAGCCCAACTACGCGCTGTTCTCCACCACCTTCACTCCTGAGCGCCAGCCCCTGTTCAAGTGGGTGGGCCCGATCGCCAAGACCGAGTGGGTGCTGCTCGCCGCACCGGGCAACAACCTCAGCATCAAGGACCTGAAGAGCGCGTCCCAGTACCGCATCGGCGCGTACAAGAACGACGCCGTGAGCCAGCACCTGGAAAGCCAGGGCATGGCGCCGCAGAACGCCTTGCGTGACCAGGAGAACGTGAAGAAGCTGCTCAAGGGCCAGATCGACCTCTGGGCCACCACCGATCCGGTGGGGCGCTACCTGGCCAAGCAGGAAGGCGTGACCGGCCTGCAGACCGTACTGCGCTTCAACAGCGCCGAGCTCTACCTGGCCTTCAACAAGGACACCCCGGACGACGTCATCGAGCGCCTGCAGAAGGCCCTGGACCAGATGCGCAGCGAGGGTTTCGTCGACGAGATCACCCAGAACTACCTCTGA
- a CDS encoding substrate-binding periplasmic protein, giving the protein MSKRLLLALAGTLMVLAGAARAEVDENYSVVLLTENFPPYNMSINGKNFAQEDNIDGIAVDIVREMFKRAGVKYSLTLRFPWDRIYKLALEKPGYGVFVTARLPEREQSFKWVGPIGPDDWIMLARADSQVALASLEDARQYKVGAYKGDAIAEYLAQQKLEPITALRDQENARKLEKGQIDLWATGDPAGRYLAKQEGVSGLKTVLRFNQAELFLALNKEVPNEVVHKLQTALDQMRAEGFVDEILNSYL; this is encoded by the coding sequence ATGTCGAAACGCCTGCTGCTGGCGCTGGCCGGTACCCTGATGGTGCTCGCTGGTGCGGCTCGTGCCGAAGTGGATGAGAACTACAGCGTCGTACTCCTGACGGAAAACTTCCCGCCCTACAACATGTCGATCAACGGGAAGAACTTCGCCCAGGAAGACAACATCGACGGTATCGCCGTCGACATCGTGCGCGAGATGTTCAAGCGCGCCGGGGTCAAGTACAGCCTGACCCTGCGCTTCCCCTGGGACCGCATCTACAAGCTGGCGCTGGAAAAGCCGGGCTACGGTGTATTCGTCACCGCGCGGCTGCCCGAGCGCGAGCAGTCCTTCAAATGGGTCGGCCCGATCGGACCGGATGACTGGATCATGCTGGCCCGCGCCGACAGCCAGGTCGCCCTGGCCAGTCTGGAGGACGCGCGCCAATACAAGGTGGGTGCCTACAAGGGTGATGCCATCGCCGAATACCTGGCGCAGCAGAAGCTCGAACCCATCACCGCCCTGCGCGACCAGGAAAACGCCAGGAAACTGGAGAAGGGCCAGATCGACCTTTGGGCCACCGGCGACCCCGCCGGCCGCTACCTGGCCAAGCAGGAGGGCGTGAGCGGGTTGAAGACCGTACTGCGTTTCAACCAGGCCGAGCTGTTCCTGGCGCTGAACAAGGAGGTCCCGAACGAAGTCGTGCACAAGTTGCAGACCGCGCTGGACCAGATGCGCGCCGAGGGCTTCGTCGACGAGATCCTCAACAGCTACCTGTAG
- the hisF gene encoding imidazole glycerol phosphate synthase subunit HisF, translating to MALAKRIIPCLDVDNGRVVKGVKFENIRDAGDPVEIARRYDEQGADEITFLDITASVDGRDTTLHTVERMASQVFIPLTVGGGVRTVQDIRNLLNAGADKVSINTAAVFTPEFVGEAASRFGSQCIVVAIDAKKVSAPGETPRWEIFTHGGRKPTGLDAVAWAKKMEDLGAGEILLTSMDQDGVKSGYDLGVTRAISETVGIPVIASGGVGNLEHLAAGILEGKADAVLAASIFHFGEYTVPEAKAYLASRGILVR from the coding sequence ATGGCATTGGCAAAACGCATCATTCCCTGCCTCGACGTGGACAACGGCCGCGTGGTGAAGGGCGTCAAGTTCGAGAACATCCGCGACGCCGGCGACCCGGTGGAAATCGCCCGCCGCTACGATGAGCAGGGCGCCGACGAGATCACCTTCCTCGACATCACGGCCAGCGTCGATGGCCGCGACACCACCCTGCACACTGTCGAGCGCATGGCCAGCCAGGTGTTCATCCCGCTGACCGTGGGCGGCGGCGTGCGCACCGTGCAGGACATCCGCAACCTGCTCAATGCTGGTGCCGACAAGGTGTCGATCAACACCGCCGCGGTCTTCACCCCGGAGTTCGTCGGCGAAGCCGCCTCGCGCTTCGGTTCCCAGTGCATCGTGGTCGCCATCGACGCCAAGAAGGTGTCGGCCCCCGGGGAAACACCGCGCTGGGAAATTTTCACCCATGGCGGGCGCAAACCCACCGGCCTCGATGCCGTCGCCTGGGCGAAGAAGATGGAAGACCTGGGGGCCGGAGAGATCCTGCTCACCAGCATGGACCAGGACGGCGTGAAGAGCGGTTATGACCTGGGCGTCACCCGCGCCATCAGCGAAACCGTCGGCATTCCGGTGATCGCCTCCGGCGGCGTCGGCAATCTTGAGCACCTGGCCGCCGGCATTCTCGAAGGCAAGGCCGACGCTGTACTGGCGGCGAGTATCTTCCACTTCGGCGAATACACCGTTCCCGAAGCCAAGGCCTACCTGGCCAGCCGCGGCATCCTGGTGCGCTGA
- the hisA gene encoding 1-(5-phosphoribosyl)-5-[(5-phosphoribosylamino)methylideneamino]imidazole-4-carboxamide isomerase has translation MLIIPAIDLKDGACVRLRQGRMEDSTVFSDDPVSMAAKWVEGGCRRLHLVDLNGAFEGKPVNGEVVTAIARRYPNLPIQIGGGIRSLETIEHYVKAGVSYVIIGTKAVKEPEFVTEACKAFPGKVIVGLDAKDGFVATDGWAEVSSVQAVDLARRFEADGVSAIVYTDIAKDGMMQGCNVEATAALAAASRIPVIASGGIHNLGDIEKLLAAKAPGIIGAITGRAIYEGTLDVAEAQAFCDSYKG, from the coding sequence ATGCTGATTATCCCCGCTATCGATCTGAAGGACGGCGCCTGCGTGCGCCTGCGCCAGGGCCGCATGGAAGACTCCACCGTGTTCTCCGACGACCCGGTGAGCATGGCCGCCAAGTGGGTGGAAGGTGGCTGCCGCCGCCTGCACCTGGTGGACCTGAACGGCGCCTTCGAAGGCAAGCCGGTGAACGGCGAGGTGGTCACCGCCATCGCCAGGCGCTACCCGAACCTGCCGATCCAGATCGGCGGCGGCATCCGTTCCCTGGAAACCATCGAGCATTACGTCAAGGCCGGTGTCAGCTACGTGATCATCGGCACCAAGGCGGTGAAGGAGCCGGAATTCGTCACCGAGGCGTGCAAGGCTTTCCCAGGCAAGGTGATCGTCGGCCTGGACGCGAAGGACGGCTTCGTCGCCACCGACGGCTGGGCCGAAGTGAGTTCGGTACAGGCCGTCGATCTGGCCCGTCGCTTCGAGGCCGACGGCGTTTCCGCCATCGTCTACACCGACATCGCCAAGGACGGGATGATGCAGGGCTGCAACGTCGAGGCCACTGCCGCCCTGGCGGCCGCCAGCCGCATCCCGGTGATCGCCTCCGGCGGCATCCACAATCTGGGCGATATCGAGAAGCTGCTGGCCGCCAAGGCCCCCGGCATCATTGGCGCCATCACCGGTCGCGCCATCTACGAAGGCACCCTGGACGTCGCCGAAGCCCAGGCCTTCTGCGACAGCTACAAAGGCTGA
- a CDS encoding DUF2164 domain-containing protein, with protein sequence MSRAKKVPGLQLDAAQVDGAVLAIKRFMADRFELELGSFEAEEVLDFFAREFAPHFYNKAISDVQAHLKDRFESIESDLWALEKD encoded by the coding sequence ATGAGCCGCGCGAAAAAGGTTCCCGGCCTGCAACTCGACGCCGCCCAGGTCGATGGCGCGGTACTTGCGATCAAGCGGTTCATGGCTGATCGCTTCGAGCTGGAGCTGGGTTCCTTCGAGGCCGAGGAAGTGCTCGACTTCTTCGCCCGCGAGTTCGCACCGCATTTCTACAACAAGGCGATCTCCGATGTGCAGGCGCACCTGAAAGACAGGTTCGAAAGCATCGAGAGCGACTTGTGGGCGCTCGAGAAAGACTGA